The Fibrobacter sp. UWB5 genome has a window encoding:
- a CDS encoding bifunctional diguanylate cyclase/phosphodiesterase: MKKLRQITTIKRHVLIVDDEVVNREILGNILSVNYDVEYADNAKDALAALSRQDKRFSLILLDLLMPVMDGFEFLKKRETTETLKRIPVIVMTSEKESEVRSLKLGAADFIAKPFDMPEVVLARCERIIELCEDRDIIRQTERDHISGLYTKDYFFEYIRQIELWSRDISRDAIVFDIEQFHLVNEFCGRDFGDHLLAEIGSALQKELASMNAIACRADADTFYIFATHQENYDNIRDIVQGIITEFFEVNHIRVRCGLWENVDRNVEIEAWFDRAKAACDKNRGDLSQSFTRYNNEMHSRYMFEETLIRDLQSAIDNKNLVVYYQPKFNIEGDTPRLTSAEALIRWIHPTLGFISPGDFIPLFEGNGLIQKIDNFVWNEVAKQIRKWKDEFGVTVPVSVNVSRIDILDPELETKLMRLLEENGLSPEEYMLEVTESAYCENMERLIEVIENLRKKGFRIEMDDFGAGYSSLNMITTLPIDILKIDMSFVRNMEKDERNLKLVELVADIAKFLKIPAVAEGVETASQLKILKEMGCQIIQGYYFSKPVPPKDFEPFIEKELEHRRDA, encoded by the coding sequence ATGAAAAAACTACGCCAGATCACTACCATCAAAAGACACGTCCTTATCGTAGACGACGAGGTGGTAAACCGCGAAATCCTGGGTAATATCCTTTCCGTGAACTACGACGTCGAATATGCCGACAACGCCAAGGATGCTCTCGCAGCACTCTCCAGACAAGACAAGCGGTTTTCGCTTATCCTATTGGACCTGCTCATGCCCGTGATGGACGGGTTTGAATTCCTGAAAAAAAGAGAAACCACCGAAACACTCAAGCGCATTCCGGTCATCGTGATGACCTCCGAAAAGGAATCCGAAGTCCGCAGCCTCAAACTGGGCGCCGCCGACTTTATCGCCAAACCCTTCGACATGCCCGAGGTGGTTCTCGCCCGCTGCGAAAGGATTATCGAGCTCTGCGAAGACAGGGACATTATCCGCCAGACGGAACGCGATCATATTTCCGGCCTATACACCAAGGACTACTTCTTTGAATACATCCGCCAAATCGAGCTGTGGAGCAGGGACATTTCCCGCGACGCAATCGTCTTCGACATCGAGCAATTCCATTTGGTGAACGAATTTTGCGGCAGAGATTTCGGCGACCACCTGCTTGCAGAAATCGGCAGCGCGCTCCAAAAGGAACTCGCCTCCATGAACGCCATCGCCTGCCGTGCGGATGCGGATACCTTCTACATCTTCGCGACCCACCAGGAAAACTACGACAACATCCGAGACATTGTCCAGGGAATCATTACAGAATTCTTCGAGGTAAACCACATCCGCGTACGCTGCGGCCTATGGGAAAACGTGGACCGCAACGTAGAAATCGAGGCCTGGTTCGACCGCGCGAAAGCCGCCTGCGACAAGAACCGTGGCGATCTAAGCCAATCGTTCACCCGCTACAACAACGAGATGCATTCCCGCTACATGTTCGAGGAAACACTCATCCGCGACTTGCAAAGCGCCATAGACAACAAGAACCTGGTTGTCTATTACCAGCCCAAGTTTAACATCGAAGGCGACACCCCGCGGCTCACCAGTGCAGAAGCCCTTATCCGCTGGATACATCCGACGCTAGGATTCATCAGTCCGGGCGACTTTATTCCGCTGTTCGAAGGGAACGGGCTTATACAAAAAATAGACAACTTTGTCTGGAACGAAGTGGCAAAGCAAATTCGGAAATGGAAAGATGAATTCGGCGTAACGGTACCCGTTTCCGTGAACGTGTCCCGCATTGACATCCTGGATCCGGAACTGGAAACAAAACTCATGCGGCTCCTCGAAGAAAACGGCCTTTCACCGGAAGAATACATGCTTGAAGTGACCGAGAGTGCCTACTGCGAAAACATGGAGCGCCTTATCGAAGTCATCGAGAACCTGCGCAAGAAGGGATTCCGCATCGAGATGGACGATTTCGGCGCCGGATATTCTTCGTTGAACATGATTACGACGCTCCCCATCGATATCCTGAAAATCGACATGTCGTTCGTACGCAACATGGAAAAGGACGAACGCAACCTGAAACTCGTGGAACTGGTAGCGGACATTGCAAAATTCCTCAAGATTCCTGCCGTGGCAGAAGGCGTGGAAACAGCCTCCCAACTCAAAATACTCAAGGAAATGGGTTGCCAGATTATCCAGGGCTACTACTTCTCTAAACCGGTTCCGCCGAAGGACTTTGAGCCCTTCATCGAAAAGGAACTTGAACACCGGAGGGACGCATGA